A genomic region of Catalinimonas niigatensis contains the following coding sequences:
- a CDS encoding shikimate kinase → MKIFLVGMPGSGKSTLGKQIARLMEMHFIDLDVEIEHITHTSIRELFQQHGEDYFRELERDTLDQLVHKYENFVMATGGGTPCFHDNMKVMNKAGLSVFINIPSQEIIHRMSKKGMVERPLFQGMDTENLVAEFDKKFRHRIPFYKQSQIEISGDYVTAERIIHLISLPPKAKDSKN, encoded by the coding sequence ATGAAGATCTTTTTGGTAGGTATGCCCGGTTCCGGAAAGTCTACTTTGGGTAAACAGATCGCCCGGCTTATGGAGATGCATTTTATTGATCTGGATGTAGAAATTGAACATATAACTCATACAAGTATCAGAGAACTATTTCAGCAGCATGGAGAGGATTATTTTCGTGAGTTGGAACGTGATACCCTTGATCAACTTGTTCATAAATACGAAAACTTTGTGATGGCTACCGGAGGGGGTACTCCCTGTTTTCATGACAATATGAAGGTGATGAATAAGGCGGGTTTATCTGTTTTTATCAATATTCCCTCTCAGGAAATTATCCATCGTATGTCTAAAAAAGGGATGGTAGAGCGTCCTTTGTTTCAGGGAATGGATACAGAAAATCTGGTAGCAGAATTTGATAAAAAATTCAGGCATAGAATTCCTTTTTACAAACAGTCTCAAATAGAAATATCAGGGGATTATGTCACTGCTGAGCGCATTATCCACCTGATATCCCTACCGCCTAAAGCAAAAGATTCTAAAAATTAA
- the folP gene encoding dihydropteroate synthase, producing MGVINVTPDSFYDGGRYEKDTTVLLRQAEKILQEGATIIDIGGYSSRPGADPISAEEEKKRTINAIELVSKSFPEAYISVDTFRAEVAWDAVNAGACMINDISGGDLDHHMFDTVASLQVPYVLMHMRGTPQTMKELSKYDDLIGEITDYFQRKLTQLREKGVADVIIDPGFGFAKTIDQNYELLRKLQDFQILDVPVLAGLSRKSMLYKRLKITADEALNGTTVLNTLAILNGASILRVHDVKEAIQTIKILKYTY from the coding sequence ATGGGAGTTATTAATGTTACTCCTGATTCTTTTTATGATGGTGGGCGATATGAAAAAGATACTACTGTACTGCTCAGGCAGGCTGAAAAAATCCTCCAAGAGGGCGCAACGATCATTGACATAGGTGGTTATTCTTCCAGACCAGGCGCAGATCCCATTAGTGCTGAAGAGGAAAAAAAGCGTACGATAAATGCGATTGAGCTGGTATCTAAATCTTTCCCGGAAGCGTATATATCGGTAGATACATTCAGGGCAGAGGTGGCTTGGGATGCAGTTAATGCCGGGGCATGTATGATCAACGACATTTCTGGTGGTGATCTTGACCATCATATGTTTGATACTGTAGCTTCATTACAGGTACCTTATGTGTTAATGCACATGAGGGGAACCCCTCAAACTATGAAGGAGTTAAGTAAGTACGATGATCTGATTGGAGAAATTACGGATTATTTCCAAAGGAAGCTTACCCAACTCAGAGAGAAAGGTGTGGCCGATGTAATCATAGACCCTGGCTTCGGTTTTGCAAAAACCATTGATCAGAATTATGAGCTATTGAGAAAGTTGCAGGATTTTCAAATACTGGATGTGCCGGTACTCGCAGGTTTATCACGAAAATCAATGCTTTATAAGCGGTTGAAGATTACAGCAGATGAAGCATTAAACGGGACTACAGTACTAAATACATTGGCGATTCTGAACGGTGCATCTATTTTAAGAGTTCATGATGTAAAAGAAGCAATACAAACCATTAAAATTTTAAAATATACATATTAG
- the murB gene encoding UDP-N-acetylmuramate dehydrogenase, whose translation MTIQENISLKAYNTFGIDANARFFVEITQVEDLQKLINEPIYKEQEKFILGGGSNVLLTQDFDGLVVKINIPGIEVIEENEDTVWVKAGAGENWHQFVLHCIALEYGGIENLSLIPGTVGAAPMQNIGAYGVEIQDIFESLEAVHLITGALKHFTHEECQFGYRESIFKNTLKGKYIITHVTFKLSKQAQINSSYGAIEETLKILRTKDGYQTRPAIQEVSDAVIHIRQSKLPDPKEIGNAGSFFKNPVVEAGKFEDLQQQYPQMPGYNLPDGTVKVPAGWLIEQCGWKGKRVGNTGVHSKQALVLVNHGNAQGKEVWDLAMQIKASVWEKFGVEISPEVNII comes from the coding sequence ATGACGATACAGGAAAATATTTCTCTTAAAGCTTACAATACCTTTGGCATAGACGCCAATGCCCGTTTTTTTGTAGAAATCACCCAGGTGGAAGATCTGCAGAAACTTATCAATGAACCGATTTATAAGGAGCAAGAGAAATTTATTTTGGGTGGAGGAAGCAATGTGCTACTCACGCAAGATTTTGATGGTCTTGTAGTTAAAATAAATATTCCAGGCATAGAGGTAATTGAGGAGAATGAGGATACTGTTTGGGTAAAAGCAGGCGCAGGAGAAAACTGGCACCAATTTGTGTTACATTGTATTGCACTGGAATATGGGGGTATTGAAAACCTGTCCCTCATTCCAGGTACGGTAGGTGCTGCACCTATGCAGAATATTGGTGCGTATGGGGTAGAAATTCAGGACATTTTTGAAAGCCTTGAAGCAGTACATCTGATTACTGGAGCGCTAAAACATTTTACCCATGAGGAATGCCAGTTTGGGTATCGGGAAAGTATTTTCAAAAACACCTTAAAAGGTAAATATATCATTACCCACGTTACGTTTAAGCTAAGCAAACAGGCTCAAATTAATAGTTCCTACGGGGCAATAGAAGAAACATTGAAAATATTGCGAACGAAAGATGGATATCAAACACGTCCAGCCATACAGGAAGTAAGTGATGCTGTCATCCATATTCGTCAGAGTAAATTGCCTGATCCTAAAGAAATTGGCAACGCGGGCAGCTTTTTCAAAAATCCGGTGGTTGAAGCCGGTAAGTTTGAAGATTTACAGCAGCAGTATCCCCAGATGCCAGGCTACAATCTACCCGATGGAACGGTAAAAGTACCTGCAGGATGGCTGATTGAGCAGTGTGGATGGAAAGGAAAAAGGGTAGGAAATACCGGAGTACACAGCAAACAGGCATTAGTACTGGTGAATCATGGTAATGCCCAGGGGAAAGAAGTATGGGATCTGGCTATGCAGATCAAAGCCTCAGTATGGGAAAAGTTTGGTGTGGAAATCTCCCCGGAAGTAAATATCATTTGA
- a CDS encoding BT_3928 family protein, whose amino-acid sequence MNIIIQISRFLVGGLFIFSGLIKINDPVGTAIKFEEYFEVFATDFAPFFTYLVPAALFFAVLLSVLEVVLGVAVLLNYRMEITSWVLLALIVFFTFLTFYSAYFNKVTDCGCFGDAIKLTPWQSFIKDIILLLLIVILFIYRKQAQPYVDHKAADVTIFIVALINTAGAVFAIQHLPYIDFRAYKVGANLPQLMQPSAQLKYKYIMTKDGKEEEFLDYPSEGGYEFKEMVLLNPDAQPKITDYSVWNSEGDFTEQTFEGSKLMIIMYDALKADTESMADIRTLTENLPEQVDAIILTASGEDVFEPFRHEYQLAAPYFFADATVLKTIIRSNPGLVLIQDGTVVGKWHHNDVPDAEIISQLIEGNLVSNNY is encoded by the coding sequence ATGAATATTATTATCCAAATTTCTCGTTTTTTGGTGGGTGGCCTATTTATCTTTTCAGGTTTGATTAAGATAAATGACCCGGTAGGTACAGCTATCAAGTTTGAAGAATATTTTGAGGTTTTTGCCACAGACTTTGCTCCTTTTTTTACTTATCTGGTGCCTGCCGCACTTTTCTTTGCAGTGTTGCTTAGTGTGTTAGAAGTAGTATTAGGAGTAGCAGTGTTGCTCAATTATAGGATGGAAATCACCAGTTGGGTATTATTAGCCTTGATTGTGTTTTTTACTTTTCTTACTTTCTATTCTGCTTATTTTAATAAAGTTACCGATTGTGGATGCTTTGGTGATGCGATCAAACTTACCCCCTGGCAGTCATTCATCAAAGACATCATCTTGCTTCTGCTTATAGTAATTTTGTTTATTTACCGAAAGCAGGCCCAACCTTATGTGGATCATAAAGCAGCAGATGTCACTATATTTATTGTCGCTTTGATCAACACAGCAGGAGCAGTATTTGCTATCCAACATCTTCCTTATATTGACTTTCGAGCCTATAAAGTTGGGGCAAACTTACCCCAACTGATGCAACCCTCAGCACAGTTGAAGTACAAATACATTATGACAAAAGATGGTAAGGAAGAGGAATTCTTAGATTATCCATCGGAAGGAGGATACGAGTTTAAGGAGATGGTACTGCTTAACCCTGATGCACAGCCAAAAATTACCGATTATAGTGTATGGAATTCGGAAGGTGATTTCACAGAACAAACCTTTGAAGGCAGTAAGCTTATGATCATCATGTATGATGCGCTCAAAGCGGATACAGAATCTATGGCCGATATCCGAACATTAACTGAAAATCTTCCTGAACAAGTAGATGCTATTATTCTGACAGCTTCAGGGGAAGATGTCTTTGAACCTTTTCGCCATGAGTATCAACTTGCAGCACCTTATTTCTTTGCCGATGCTACAGTACTAAAAACGATCATACGTTCTAATCCCGGGCTTGTACTGATACAGGATGGTACTGTAGTAGGAAAGTGGCATCACAATGATGTGCCTGATGCAGAGATCATTTCTCAACTTATCGAGGGTAATTTAGTATCCAATAACTACTAA
- a CDS encoding OmpP1/FadL family transporter — MKILYKHYTLTMLFCTMMAAGAYAQIAEDALMISRTGPIGTARILGLGGGGVALGGDASSAYINPAGLGFYNRSQLVLTPSFQNARTNTRFLGSNSETFDNNFNVSNFGIVINNTKDDIIPADYRGGSFAITYNQTNSYNVNYSFQGENDFSLLDEFALQANGVGSDELFENATDGFFPRYIDAAYENYLINAYPNDPDSYVASIPLGTRALQNGLVEEIGRQSEWDFSYGGNYKDKIYFGASVGFRNFTYEKISTFDEQPLYTEEYAEDGVGFPFFPVDNQLSIDFVDFVTLNETLRIDGSGINATLGLIYRPVNELTLGFSYKTPTFYSITEEYFFDLRSSVLGIQESDDDAPFDLSDPDPLRSPSNFSEYTLSTPSKVSGGFAYFFEKYGFITADVEYVNYAANRFSSNEFNTGDVNTEIDDVMESVINYKVGGEFRYDIFRLRAGYAMYTDPTQYVEDNLDRDRQVLSGGVGISTPKFFADLAVVNTQYSTDFFPYQGSSYFPIEDIPQTDNNTTNVVLSVGFNF, encoded by the coding sequence ATGAAAATCTTATATAAACACTACACCTTAACGATGTTATTCTGCACTATGATGGCTGCAGGAGCTTATGCACAGATAGCAGAAGATGCATTAATGATTAGTAGAACGGGACCTATAGGTACTGCCCGGATTCTGGGATTGGGCGGAGGTGGCGTAGCATTAGGAGGTGATGCCAGTTCAGCTTACATTAACCCTGCCGGATTGGGATTTTATAACCGTTCTCAACTGGTGCTTACCCCTTCTTTTCAAAATGCCAGAACCAATACCCGCTTCCTGGGCTCAAATTCCGAAACCTTTGATAATAATTTTAATGTTTCAAACTTTGGTATCGTCATTAATAATACTAAGGATGATATCATCCCGGCGGATTATCGGGGAGGCTCTTTTGCCATTACCTATAATCAGACAAACTCCTATAATGTAAACTATAGCTTCCAGGGAGAGAATGATTTTTCCTTGCTGGATGAATTTGCTTTGCAGGCCAATGGAGTAGGTTCTGATGAATTGTTTGAAAATGCAACAGACGGTTTCTTTCCTCGCTACATAGATGCTGCTTATGAAAATTATTTGATAAATGCTTACCCTAATGACCCTGATTCCTATGTGGCTTCTATTCCATTAGGTACCAGAGCACTTCAGAATGGGCTTGTGGAGGAGATAGGAAGGCAAAGTGAATGGGATTTCTCCTATGGGGGCAATTACAAAGATAAAATTTACTTTGGGGCAAGCGTAGGTTTTAGAAACTTTACCTATGAGAAAATCAGCACTTTTGATGAACAACCACTTTATACGGAGGAATATGCTGAAGACGGAGTGGGATTCCCATTTTTTCCGGTAGATAATCAATTGTCTATTGATTTTGTAGATTTCGTAACTCTAAACGAGACTCTGAGAATAGACGGTAGTGGCATCAATGCTACTTTAGGTTTAATCTATCGTCCTGTCAATGAGCTTACCCTGGGATTTTCTTACAAAACCCCTACTTTTTATAGCATCACCGAAGAGTACTTTTTTGATTTACGATCTTCTGTATTGGGTATACAGGAAAGTGATGATGATGCTCCATTTGATCTTAGTGACCCTGATCCTCTGCGAAGCCCCTCAAACTTTTCGGAATATACTCTCTCCACCCCTTCAAAAGTAAGTGGAGGATTTGCCTACTTCTTTGAAAAGTACGGGTTCATCACAGCAGATGTAGAGTACGTCAATTATGCGGCAAATCGGTTTAGCTCCAACGAATTCAATACCGGGGATGTCAATACTGAGATAGATGATGTTATGGAATCAGTAATCAATTATAAGGTAGGGGGTGAGTTCAGATATGATATTTTTCGTCTGAGAGCAGGTTATGCTATGTATACTGATCCTACACAATACGTAGAGGATAATCTGGACAGAGACCGTCAGGTGCTTTCGGGAGGTGTTGGTATTAGCACACCCAAATTCTTTGCCGACCTGGCAGTAGTAAATACTCAGTATTCTACTGATTTCTTTCCTTATCAGGGATCTTCTTATTTTCCGATAGAAGACATTCCGCAAACCGATAACAATACTACCAATGTTGTGCTGTCAGTAGGTTTTAATTTTTAG
- a CDS encoding valine--tRNA ligase, with protein MSLSSKYNPQAVEDKWYQQWMNKNFFHSSPNPDKEPYTIVIPPPNVTGVLHMGHMLNNTIQDVLIRKARMEGKEACWIPGTDHASIATEAKVVAMLKERGIKKKDISREEFLQYAWEWKEKYGGIILEQLKKLGASCDWDRTRFTMEDHMSESVIKVFVDFYSKGYIYRGYRMINWDPQGKTALADDEVIHKDVNSKLYYVKYQIEGEDQFVTIATTRPETILGDTAVCINPEDERYRHLKGKRVIVPLVNRPVPVIEDAYVSMEFGTGCLKVTPAHDPNDYELGIKHKLETLDVMNDDGTMSEAAQFFVGEDRFVVRKKIAKEIDQLGQLEKVEDYKNSVGFSERTDAVIEPRLSEQWFVAMKELTKPALEHVLNDDVQLFPPKFKNMYRSWMENVRDWCISRQLWWGQRIPAFYLPNGEFVVAETPEAALKLAQEKSGNSSLTLDDLRQDEDVLDTWFSSGLWPISVFDGIRNPDNEDINYYYPTNDLVTAPEILFFWVARMIMYGYEYRQEKPFRNVYLTGIVRDGLGRKMSKSLGNSPDPLELIKDYGADGVRTGMLFSSPAGNDLLFDIKLCEQGRNFANKIWNAFRLVKGWEVEGERPSEQNRTAIAWFEASYNQALIELEDHFSKFRISDALRLLYKLMWDDFCSWYLEMIKPEEKKIDQMTYEATIRFFENMMRILHPFMPFLTEEIWHEIKERDEKDYLIVAVWPVADGSAEREKTDKALLSSGQVAIDIITNLRNVRNSRGIANKQALELSVRTDSQDTFRQFGGIIKKIANIENIHFIDDKIEGAASFMVNTPQGKPDECFVPLGEAVDMEQEKKRIEKELEYNRGFLAAVNKKLSNERFVQNAKEEVVAMERKKQADAEAKIQALEEQLAALNS; from the coding sequence ATGTCGCTTTCTAGCAAATACAATCCACAAGCTGTAGAAGATAAGTGGTACCAGCAGTGGATGAACAAGAATTTTTTTCACTCAAGCCCCAATCCTGATAAGGAGCCTTATACCATTGTGATCCCTCCACCCAATGTCACCGGAGTGCTCCACATGGGCCATATGCTCAACAACACCATACAGGACGTACTCATCCGCAAGGCGCGTATGGAGGGTAAAGAAGCCTGCTGGATACCCGGTACTGATCACGCTTCTATCGCTACCGAAGCCAAAGTAGTAGCCATGCTCAAAGAAAGAGGCATCAAAAAGAAAGATATCAGCCGGGAAGAGTTTCTCCAATATGCCTGGGAATGGAAAGAGAAATACGGTGGAATCATCCTGGAGCAATTGAAAAAGCTGGGCGCTTCCTGCGACTGGGACCGTACCCGCTTCACGATGGAAGACCATATGTCGGAATCGGTCATCAAAGTGTTTGTAGACTTTTACAGCAAAGGCTATATCTATCGTGGTTATCGCATGATCAACTGGGACCCACAGGGAAAAACCGCTTTGGCCGATGATGAGGTAATTCACAAAGATGTCAACTCAAAATTGTACTACGTCAAATACCAGATTGAGGGAGAAGATCAGTTTGTAACCATAGCGACTACCCGTCCGGAAACCATACTGGGAGATACTGCTGTCTGCATCAATCCGGAAGATGAGCGCTATCGGCATTTGAAAGGCAAGCGCGTCATCGTTCCGCTGGTCAACCGCCCGGTACCAGTGATTGAAGACGCCTATGTTAGTATGGAGTTTGGTACCGGATGTCTGAAAGTGACGCCTGCCCATGACCCCAATGACTACGAGCTGGGCATCAAGCACAAACTGGAAACACTGGATGTGATGAATGACGATGGCACCATGAGCGAAGCAGCACAGTTTTTTGTAGGTGAGGATCGCTTTGTCGTCAGGAAAAAGATCGCAAAAGAGATTGATCAGCTCGGTCAGTTGGAGAAAGTAGAAGACTACAAAAACAGTGTGGGTTTCTCCGAAAGAACCGATGCTGTGATTGAGCCTCGCCTTTCTGAGCAGTGGTTTGTAGCGATGAAAGAGCTGACCAAGCCCGCGCTGGAGCACGTACTCAACGATGATGTACAACTCTTCCCGCCTAAGTTCAAAAATATGTACCGCTCCTGGATGGAGAATGTACGGGACTGGTGTATCTCCCGGCAGTTGTGGTGGGGACAGCGCATACCGGCGTTCTATCTGCCTAATGGAGAGTTTGTAGTCGCTGAGACTCCTGAAGCAGCCCTGAAGTTGGCGCAAGAAAAAAGTGGTAATTCCTCCTTAACGCTGGATGATTTACGTCAGGATGAGGATGTACTGGATACCTGGTTTTCTTCTGGTCTCTGGCCCATCAGCGTGTTTGACGGTATCCGTAATCCCGACAATGAAGACATTAATTACTATTATCCTACCAATGACCTGGTGACAGCACCGGAGATTCTTTTCTTCTGGGTAGCCCGGATGATTATGTATGGGTATGAGTATCGACAGGAAAAGCCTTTCCGTAATGTGTACCTTACCGGGATTGTAAGGGATGGCCTAGGCCGTAAAATGTCAAAATCTTTAGGTAACTCACCCGATCCTCTGGAACTGATTAAAGATTATGGCGCTGATGGCGTGCGTACCGGCATGCTTTTCAGTTCTCCGGCAGGCAACGACCTGCTGTTTGACATCAAACTTTGCGAGCAGGGACGAAACTTCGCCAACAAAATCTGGAACGCCTTCCGTCTGGTCAAAGGCTGGGAAGTGGAAGGTGAGCGCCCTAGTGAGCAAAACCGTACTGCCATTGCCTGGTTTGAGGCAAGTTATAATCAGGCATTAATAGAGTTGGAAGACCATTTTTCCAAATTCCGCATTTCTGATGCACTTCGCCTGCTGTACAAGCTGATGTGGGACGATTTCTGCTCCTGGTACCTGGAAATGATCAAGCCGGAAGAAAAAAAGATTGATCAGATGACTTACGAGGCTACCATTCGCTTCTTTGAGAACATGATGAGAATACTGCATCCTTTCATGCCTTTCCTTACCGAAGAGATCTGGCATGAGATCAAAGAACGTGATGAAAAGGACTATTTAATTGTAGCTGTATGGCCAGTGGCAGATGGGTCAGCAGAGCGTGAAAAGACTGACAAAGCTCTGTTAAGCAGTGGACAGGTAGCCATTGATATCATCACAAATCTACGCAATGTGCGCAACAGCCGGGGAATTGCTAACAAGCAGGCACTGGAACTCAGTGTTCGTACCGATTCGCAGGATACCTTCAGGCAGTTTGGTGGTATTATTAAAAAGATTGCTAACATTGAAAACATCCATTTTATAGATGATAAAATTGAAGGTGCCGCCAGTTTTATGGTCAATACACCGCAGGGCAAGCCTGATGAATGTTTTGTTCCACTGGGTGAGGCTGTGGATATGGAGCAGGAGAAAAAACGTATCGAGAAAGAATTAGAATATAACCGGGGCTTTCTGGCAGCAGTTAACAAGAAGTTGAGTAATGAACGCTTTGTACAAAATGCTAAGGAGGAAGTTGTAGCCATGGAGCGCAAAAAACAGGCAGATGCCGAAGCTAAGATCCAGGCACTTGAAGAGCAGTTGGCAGCATTAAATTCTTAA
- the proS gene encoding proline--tRNA ligase translates to MSKALPKRNEDYSAWYNELVKRAELAEPSEVRGCMVIKPYGYAIWEKMQTQLDKMFKATGHSNAYFPLFIPKSYLSKEADHVEGFAKECAVVTHHRLKNAEDGSGVIVDPEAKLEEELIVRPTSETVIWNSYRNWIQSYRDLPLLINQWANVVRWELRTRLFLRTAEFLWQEGHTAHATKEEAIEETIRMMNVYAEFAEEHMAVPVVKGIKTESERFAGAVDTYCIEALMQDGKALQTGTSHFLGQNFAKAFDVKFATKEGGLEHVWGTSWGVSTRLMGALIMAHSDDLGLVLPPKLAPIQLVIVPIFRKQEELEAISEKALLIKEQLEELGVSVKYDDRDTHKPGWKFAEYELKGVPLRLAMGPRDLENGTVEIARRDTLEKQSYSADERLPLTIKNLLKEMQQTIYDKAFQFRKEKTYKVDSYEEMKQILEEKGGFILAHWDGTAETETRIKDETKATIRCIPFQGEKEDGQCIYSGKPSSQRVIFAKAY, encoded by the coding sequence ATGAGCAAAGCATTACCTAAGAGAAACGAGGATTATTCAGCATGGTATAACGAGCTGGTTAAACGCGCCGAATTGGCAGAACCTTCCGAAGTACGAGGCTGTATGGTAATTAAACCCTATGGCTATGCTATTTGGGAGAAAATGCAAACTCAACTGGATAAAATGTTCAAAGCTACCGGTCATTCAAATGCCTACTTTCCTCTTTTTATCCCAAAATCTTACCTGAGTAAAGAAGCAGATCACGTAGAAGGTTTTGCCAAAGAATGCGCTGTAGTTACACATCATCGCCTAAAAAATGCAGAAGATGGCAGTGGAGTGATCGTTGACCCGGAAGCTAAGCTGGAAGAAGAACTTATTGTGCGCCCCACTTCAGAAACTGTCATATGGAATTCGTACCGCAACTGGATACAATCTTATCGAGATTTGCCTTTATTGATCAACCAATGGGCCAATGTAGTAAGATGGGAGTTGCGCACACGCCTCTTTCTGCGTACCGCAGAGTTTTTGTGGCAAGAAGGGCATACTGCACATGCTACCAAAGAAGAAGCGATAGAAGAAACGATACGCATGATGAATGTGTATGCTGAGTTTGCCGAAGAACATATGGCTGTACCTGTAGTTAAAGGAATTAAAACCGAAAGTGAGCGTTTTGCCGGGGCAGTAGATACCTATTGTATTGAGGCATTGATGCAGGATGGAAAAGCATTGCAGACCGGTACATCTCATTTTTTGGGACAGAATTTTGCCAAAGCTTTTGACGTAAAGTTTGCCACCAAAGAGGGCGGTCTGGAACATGTATGGGGAACTTCCTGGGGGGTAAGCACTCGCCTGATGGGTGCTTTGATCATGGCACATTCTGATGATCTTGGGCTGGTGTTGCCTCCTAAGTTGGCTCCTATCCAGCTAGTCATTGTGCCTATCTTTAGAAAACAGGAAGAGCTTGAGGCTATTTCAGAAAAAGCTTTGCTGATCAAAGAGCAGTTGGAAGAACTAGGAGTTTCCGTCAAGTATGATGATCGTGATACTCACAAGCCCGGGTGGAAATTTGCCGAATATGAGCTGAAGGGAGTGCCGTTACGATTAGCAATGGGGCCTCGGGATCTGGAAAATGGAACCGTAGAAATAGCGCGCCGGGATACGCTGGAAAAGCAAAGTTATTCAGCGGATGAAAGACTTCCTCTCACCATCAAAAATCTTCTGAAAGAAATGCAGCAAACTATTTACGATAAAGCGTTTCAGTTCAGAAAAGAGAAGACATATAAGGTGGATAGCTATGAAGAAATGAAACAAATTCTGGAAGAGAAGGGTGGATTTATCCTTGCTCACTGGGATGGTACTGCCGAAACAGAAACTCGGATTAAAGATGAGACAAAAGCTACAATACGATGCATTCCATTCCAGGGTGAGAAGGAAGATGGTCAATGTATTTATTCCGGTAAGCCCTCCAGCCAGAGAGTTATTTTTGCCAAAGCATATTAA
- a CDS encoding DUF2911 domain-containing protein: MKRSIVLSFFALALVMLISESVLAQKALEPKPSPMAIAKMKKDDAYVKVVYSQPHLRNRKMIGEQEPYGKVWRLGANEATEITLTEDVKLGGENIEAGTYSMFAIPEKDKWTIILNSELGLWGAYEYDESKDIVRFDVPVKKGSEKYEPFTIKFDEMGTKMMIMWDTMLVEIPVEA; encoded by the coding sequence ATGAAAAGAAGTATCGTATTAAGCTTTTTCGCACTCGCCTTAGTAATGCTTATTAGTGAAAGTGTACTGGCTCAAAAAGCACTTGAACCTAAGCCCAGCCCCATGGCAATTGCTAAAATGAAAAAAGATGATGCCTACGTTAAGGTAGTATATAGCCAACCTCATCTACGCAATAGAAAAATGATAGGTGAACAAGAGCCTTATGGCAAAGTCTGGAGACTGGGAGCCAATGAAGCCACAGAAATTACGCTTACTGAAGATGTAAAGCTGGGCGGGGAAAATATAGAAGCAGGTACTTATTCTATGTTTGCGATTCCTGAAAAAGATAAGTGGACTATTATCCTAAACAGTGAATTAGGACTTTGGGGTGCCTACGAATATGATGAAAGCAAAGATATAGTTCGTTTTGATGTCCCTGTAAAGAAAGGCAGCGAAAAATATGAGCCTTTCACCATCAAATTTGATGAAATGGGCACCAAGATGATGATAATGTGGGATACTATGTTGGTAGAAATCCCGGTTGAAGCTTAA
- the cdaA gene encoding diadenylate cyclase CdaA: MIYLFSIGFLEISWVDIIDISLVSVLLYQVYKLMKGSVALSIFFGFLTLYLIYLVVRAAEMELLSAILGQFMGVGVLAVMILFQPEIRKFLLLVGKTTAFNRDNFFKSFWKKDDEDGKINITPIIDASKSLSGSNTGALIVFSKSSPLKFYAESGDEIDAVVSKRLLLAIFNKYSPLHDGAVIVHENRIKAARCILPVTERDNLPAEFGLRHRAAIGMTEITDTLVLVVSEETGQMSVVRNGEIFHNLPAKELRKKINEYLYEEREDEEFVLDQAKAEEKAFVEKKEKEKDKDKDKDKKDKSRKTADQSMTTQD, translated from the coding sequence TTGATTTATCTTTTTTCCATAGGGTTTTTAGAAATAAGCTGGGTAGATATCATTGATATTTCACTGGTCAGTGTATTGCTGTACCAAGTATACAAATTGATGAAGGGGAGTGTCGCCCTAAGTATCTTCTTCGGTTTTTTAACTCTGTACCTGATTTACCTTGTTGTAAGAGCAGCCGAAATGGAGCTGTTAAGCGCCATCCTCGGACAGTTCATGGGAGTAGGTGTGCTGGCTGTTATGATCCTTTTTCAGCCTGAAATCCGAAAATTCCTTTTGCTGGTTGGTAAAACAACTGCCTTCAATCGTGATAATTTCTTCAAGAGTTTCTGGAAAAAAGATGATGAGGATGGCAAAATTAATATCACTCCTATTATAGATGCTTCCAAAAGTTTGAGTGGATCTAATACGGGAGCACTCATTGTATTTTCTAAAAGCTCTCCTTTAAAGTTTTATGCGGAATCAGGAGATGAAATAGATGCGGTGGTATCCAAGCGTCTTTTACTCGCCATTTTTAACAAGTACAGTCCCCTGCATGATGGTGCTGTCATTGTGCATGAAAATCGTATCAAAGCAGCCCGTTGTATCCTTCCGGTTACTGAAAGAGATAACCTTCCGGCTGAATTTGGCTTAAGGCACAGAGCTGCCATTGGTATGACAGAAATTACGGATACGCTGGTATTGGTAGTTTCCGAAGAAACCGGACAGATGTCCGTTGTTCGTAATGGTGAGATTTTCCATAACCTTCCTGCCAAAGAACTGAGAAAGAAAATCAATGAGTATCTCTATGAGGAGAGAGAGGATGAAGAGTTTGTACTGGATCAGGCCAAAGCAGAGGAAAAAGCTTTTGTAGAAAAGAAAGAAAAAGAGAAGGACAAAGACAAAGACAAAGACAAAAAAGACAAATCCCGCAAAACTGCCGACCAGAGTATGACTACTCAGGATTGA